The Arachis hypogaea cultivar Tifrunner chromosome 16, arahy.Tifrunner.gnm2.J5K5, whole genome shotgun sequence genome contains a region encoding:
- the LOC112756432 gene encoding bifunctional nuclease 1, giving the protein MGSLQGPVLCPSVHAKLAGLFSLPMIGPMNVSCVRSEFWGFKELGGGSGGGAKVKPGILSCNVHMRKCKTAVHCSFNSSSNDSSGSAAENFNEKDEDYVNSSIVEAVEVKSGADGFIIKMRDGRHLRCVHNNPQGGHLPEYAPHPAIVLKMEDGTGLLLPIIVLEMPSVLLMAAMRNVPIARPTLYQVVKEMVDKMGYEVRHVRVTRRVHEAYFAQLYLTKVGNEAESMSFDLRPSDAINIAVRCKVPIQVNKYLAFSDGMRVVESGKLSTQFPLDGQIFAELDKPSGQPCVETQEFNLLHEMLKAVNEERYQDAALWRDQLNQLRSGKNVNNR; this is encoded by the exons aTGGGTTCTCTGCAAGGACCAGTTTTGTGCCCTTCTGTTCATGCTAAACTAGCAGGGTTGTTCAGCCTTCCTATGATTGGACCAATGAATGTTAGCTGTGTTAGAAGTGAATTCTGGGGATTCAAGGAACTCGGTGGCGGCAGCGGCGGTGGTGCAAAAGTAAAGCCAGGGATCCTTTCTTGCAATGTGCACATGAGGAAGTGCAAGACAGCAGTGCATTGTAGTTTCAACTCGTCTTCGAATGACAGCAGTGGAAGTGCCGCGGAGAATTTCAATGAGAAAGATGAAGATTATGTCAACTCTAGCATTGTTGAAGCTG TTGAGGTGAAGAGCGGAGCAGATGGCTTCATAATCAAAATGAGGGACGGAAGACACTTACGATGTGTTCATAACAATCCTCAGGGAGGGCATCTTCCAGAGTATGCACCACATCCTGCTATTGTTTTGAAGATGGAAGATGGCACCGGCTTGCTTCTGCCGATAATTGTTT TGGAGATGCCGAGCGTTTTACTAATGGCAGCCATGCGCAATGTTCCCATA GCTAGGCCTACTTTATATCAAGTAGTGAAGGAGATGGTTGACAAGATGGGTTACGAA GTTAGACATGTCAGGGTTACAAGAAGAGTTCATGAGGCATATTTCGCTCAGTTGTATCTTACCAAG GTTGGAAACGAGGCAGAGTCTATGAGCTTTGATCTTCGACCTTCGGATGCTATCAATATTGCAGTAAGATGCAAG GTGCCAATTCAAGTCAACAAATACTTGGCATTCAGTGATGGAATGAGAGTAGTTGAATCTGGAAAGCTTTCGACGCAGTTCCCTTTGGACGGTCAAATATTTGCCGAATTGGACAA GCCAAGTGGTCAGCCTTGTGTTGAAACTCAGGAGTTCAATCTCTTGCATGAAATGCTGAAAGCTGTTAACGAAGAGCGCTATCAAGATGCCG CTTTGTGGAGGGACCAACTCAATCAACTTAGGTCTGGAAAAAATGTGAATAACAG ATAA
- the LOC112754519 gene encoding phosphatidylinositol/phosphatidylcholine transfer protein SFH8, with protein sequence MSGSLDRFARPCFEGFSGHDERRERKSDFENSEDDRRTRIGSLKKKAINASSKFRHSLRKKSSRRKSTGRTNSVSIEDVRDVKELQAVESFRQALMSDNLLPTRHDDYHMLLRFLKARKFDIEKAKHMWANMLQWRKDYGTDTIIEDFEFSELNEVLQYYPHGYHGVDKEGKPVYIERLGKVDPNKLMQVTTMERYLRYHVQGFEKTFALKFPACSIAAKRHIDSSTTILDVHGVGFKNLTKSARELIMRLQKIDGDYYPETLCRMFIINAGPGFKLLWNTIKSFIDPKTTSKINVLGNKFQNKLLEFIDASELPEFLGGICNCADEGGCMRSDKGPWQDPNILKVILSGEVTSRQIVTVSNDEGTVIECEKTCYPLIRSSDTSTGESGSEVEDITSPKASGNYTNPRLTPVHEEARLVGKNSHASGLSEYDEYVPMVDKTVDVAWKEKQAKTQNTFGSKEKLTLITTKSPDGRFSYIWAIIVGFFVSIFAFVHSIARHIKVIKDSKSIAAQNMSNIAADSLPKEESCSLSPVLGFRKNELVSAALRRLGELEEKVGMLQSKPNVMPCEKEELLNAAVYRVDALEAELIATKKALYEALIRQEELLAYIDRQERRKFEKKKFCW encoded by the exons ATGTCCGGTTCGCTCGATCGGTTCGCACGCCCTT GCTTTGAAGGTTTTTCTGGTCATGATGAAAGGAGAGAGCGGAAATCAGATTTCGAGAACTCAGAAGACGATCGGCGGACGCGAATTGGCAGCCTGAAGAAGAAGGCCATCAATGCGTCCAGCAAATTCAGACATTCTCTTAGGAAGAAGAGCAGCCGGAGGAAGAGCACTGGCCGGACCAATTCGGTCTCCATTGAGGATGTTCGAGATGTTAAGGAGCTCCAGGCAGTGGAGTCATTTCGGCAGGCTCTTATGTCGGATAACTTGTTGCCAACGAGACATGATGACTACCATATGTTGTTGAG ATTCTTGAAAGCTAGGAAATTTGATATCGAAAAAGCAAAGCACATGTGGGCTAACATGCTCCAATGGAGGAAGGACTACGGCACTGATACAATCATAGAG GATTTTGAGTTCTCTGAGTTGAATGAAGTCCTACAGTACTATCCACATGGTTATCACGGAGTGGACAAGGAAGGAAAACCCGTCTATATTGAAAGGCTAGGTAAAGTTGATCCCAATAAGCTTATGCAAGTAACTACAATGGAAAGGTATTTGAGATACCATGTTCAGGGTTTTGAGAAAACGTTTGCTCTTAAGTTTCCTGCATGTTCTATTGCCGCAAAGAGACATATTGATTCGAGCACAACCATTTTGGATGTTCACGGCGTG GGTTTCAAAAACCTAACCAAATCTGCGCGGGAACTCATCATGCGGCTGCAGAAGATTGATGGTGACTACTATCCGGAA ACATTATGCAGAATGTTTATAATCAATGCTGGCCCTGGTTTTAAGCTACTCTGGAACACTATCAAATCATTTATTGATCCAAaaacaacttcaaagataaat GTTCTGGGAAACAAGTTTCAGAATAAATTACTTGAATTTATTGATGCAAG TGAGCTGCCAGAATTTCTTGGCGGTATTTGTAATTGTGCAGATGAAGGTGGTTGCATGAGATCTGATAAAGGGCCATGGCAAGACCCAAACATTCTAAAG GTGATTCTTAGTGGTGAAGTAACCTCTAGACAGATAGTAACAGTTTCAAATGACGAGGGAACAGTGATTGAATGTGAAAAGACGTGTTATCCATTG ATACGGAGTAGTGATACATCTACAGGAGAATCAGGATCTGAAGTTGAAGACATTACTTCTCCCAAAGCAAGTGGGAATTATACAAACCCTAGGTTGACTCCTGTCCATGAAGAA GCAAGATTGGTTGGCAAAAATAGCCATGCTAGTGGTTTATCTGAGTATGATGAGTATGTTCCAATGGTTGACAAGACCGTTGATGTTGCATGGAAGGAGAAGCAAGCCAAAACTCAAAATACATTTGGCTCCAAAG AAAAGCTTACATTGATTACCACAAAATCTCCGGACGGAAGATTTTCATATATATGGGCTATTATAGTGGGCTTCTTTGTCTCCATCTTCGCGTTCGTTCATTCAATAGCACGTCATATAAAGGTAATAAAGGATTCTAAATCCATTGCTGCCCAAAATATGTCAAACATAGCAGCGGATTCACTACCCAAGGAGGAATCATGTTCCCTTTCACCCGTACTTGGATTCAGAAAGAACGAACTCGTCTCAGCTGCTTTGAGACGCCTTGGTGAGCTTGAAGAGAAGGTTGGCATGCTACAGTCAAAACCTAATGTGATGCCATGCGAGAAAGAGGAACTATTGAATGCCGCGGTCTATCGTGTGGACGCATTGGAAGCTGAACTGATTGCTACGAAAAAG GCGTTGTACGAAGCTTTGATAAGACAAGAAGAACTTCTAGCTTACATAGACAGACAAGAGAGAAGGAAATTTGAG AAAAAGAAGTTTTGCTGGTGA
- the LOC112754520 gene encoding AAA-ATPase At3g50940-like, with the protein MWPPSQETISSTKAALSVAASLAATAVLLRSITTDLIPESLYNCVQSNLYKLSNRLSSKLTVIIEEHNGLAGNQMFAAANVYLGSKLSPPMKKLKVYKPQKEENLQVCMDKDQELCDYYKNVKLKWVLVSMINNNVSSNNLNKKRDHSVSYEVRYFEVTFHKKHLDMVLGSYFPYILQKAKDIEEEKKSVKLHTIDYNGTDYWNSIVLNHPSTFDSIAMEPEIKGMLLEDLNLFLGRKEYYKRVGKAWKRGYLLYGPPGTGKSSLIAAMANYLRFDIYDLDLKEVQCNSDLRRLLIGTGSKSILVIEDIDCSLQLHNREDAHGTNDDDKVTLSGLLNFIDGLWSSCGEERIVICTTNHKERLDPALLRPGRMDLHIHMSYCSFTAFKTLASNYLGIQNHHHPMFDDIQGLLDKVNATPAEVAGELMKSENVDIALKGLINFLQSKHNTSK; encoded by the exons ATGTGGCCACCTTCACAAGAGaccatctcttccaccaaagCCGCCCTCTCCGTCGCTGCCTCTCTTGCTGCCACGGCAGTTCTCCTCCGGTCAATCACCACCGACCTAATCCCGGAATCCCTCTACAATTGTGTCCAGTCCAATCTTTACAAGTTAAGCAACCGTCTCTCCTCCAAGCTCACCGTCATCATTGAAGAACATAATGGCCTCGCCGGGAACCAAATGTTCGCGGCCGCAAACGTTTACTTGGGGTCCAAGTTATCCCCTCCAATGAAAAAATTAAAGGTTTACAAGCCCCAAAAGGAAGAGAATTTACAAGTTTGCATGGACAAGGATCAAGAGTTATGTGATTACTACAAGAATGTGAAACTCAAGTGGGTGCTTGTTTCTATGATTAACAACAATGTTAGTAGTAACAACCTTAACAAAAAGCGTGATCATAGTGTTTCCTATGAAGTTCGTTACTTTGAAGTAACATTTCACAAGAAACATTTGGACATGGTTTTGGGTTCTTACTTTCCTTACATTCTTCAAAAGGCTAAGGacattgaagaagagaagaagtcgGTGAAGCTTCACACCATTGATTATAATGGAACAGATTATTGGAACTCTATTGTTCTTAATCACCCTTCAACTTTTGATTCTATAGCAATGGAACCAGAGATAAAAG GAATGTTGTTGGAAGATTTGAACTTGTTTTTGGGGAGGAAAGAATATTATAAGAGAGTTGGGAAGGCTTGGAAAAGAGGGTACCTTTTGTACGGACCACCAGGAACTGGGAAATCAAGCTTGATAGCTGCCATGGCTAACTATCTAAGGTTTGATATATATGACTTGGATTTGAAAGAAGTGCAATGCAATTCAGATCTTAGGAGGTTGTTGATTGGGACAGGAAGCAAGTCAATTTTGGTCATTGAAGACATTGATTGCTCTCTTCAATTGCACAATAGGGAAGATGCTCATGGAACCAATGATGATGATAAG GTTACTCTGTCGGGGCTACTAAATTTCATTGATGGATTGTGGTCGAGTTGTGGAGAAGAAAGAATAGTGATATGCACAACAAATCACAAAGAACGTCTTGACCCTGCATTGTTGAGACCTGGTAGAATGGACTTGCACATTCACATGTCATATTGCTCTTTCACTGCTTTCAAGACACTGGCTTCTAACTACCTAGGAATTCAGAACCATCATCATCCTATGTTTGATGACATACAAGGTTTGCTGGACAAGGTTAATGCAACACCTGCTGAGGTTGCAGGAGAGTTGATGAAGAGTGAAAATGTAGACATTGCACTCAAAGGCCTCATCAACTTCCTCCAAAGCAAGCACAATACTTCCAAATAA
- the LOC112758039 gene encoding inositol-pentakisphosphate 2-kinase, with protein sequence MELTLREEDAVNWVYRGEGAVNLVLAYNGSNPSFVGKVMRIRKAPKNSKHGLKSTITVTAHELLLWKDVNELVSSSEKDIIDQLYVEHVMMPLLGSKYVDAGVHVLVSRKFLESIEKIVISQRPVWRVDAAQIDKQCDFGLLMSDHSVFPHDSQGSKPCISVEIKPKWGFLPQSRFVSEGNAIKTRVTRFEMHQALKLHQGAISELSQYNPLDLFSGSKERIRKAIKDLFITPQNNFRVFLNGVLILGGLGGGTRKTDSHLAEAFEERLKSVIEADKGHCTENLFTLVAETMHKSRVLDQLLEVQKLDNFDIEGAIHAYYNVISQPCMACRELNEEQAKQYKSFHSASLDESLRIVKNYLIAATAKDCSLMICFRQRTKEDSSSIYNNIYLESTKQAFDFKVYFIDLDLKRLNKMEEYYELDKKIVSCYKQSMNMDHQERNEVINKMDQEVTNVQGTS encoded by the exons ATGGAGCTAACTCTAAGGGAAGAAGATGCAGTTAATTGGGTTTACAGGGGTGAAGGAGCTGTTAATCTTGTTCTTGCTTACAATGGATCAAATCCttctttt GTTGGGAAAGTGATGAGGATACGTAAGGCTCCAAAGAACAGTAAACATGGTTTGAAGAGTACCATAACTGTGACTGCACATGAACTTCTGCTTTGGAAAGATGTGAATGAACTTGTTTCCTCTTCAGAAAAGGATATCATCGACCAGCTATATGTCGAGCATGTTATGATGCCATTGCTTGGTTCTAAGTATGTTGATGCTGGG GTGCATGTTTTGGTGTCTAGGAAATTCCTTGAATCAATTGAGAAGATTGTTATTAGCCAACGTCCTGTGTGGCGAGTCGATGCTGCCCAGATTGATAAACAATGTGATTTTGGTCTTCTTATGTCTGATCATTCTGTGTTCCCTCATG ATAGCCAAGGATCGAAGCCCTGCATTTCTGTTGAGATAAAG CCCAAATGGGGATTTCTTCCTCAATCTAGATTTGTATCTGAAGGAAATGCCATCAAAACGAGAGTAACTCGATTTGAAATGCATCAAGCTCTGAAGTTGCATCAAGGCGCG ATATCAGAGCTAAGTCAATACAATCCACTTGATCTATTCTCCGGATCTAAAGAGAGGATTCGTAAGGCTATCAAGGATCTCTTTATTACTCCTCAGAACAATTTTCGAGTATTTTTGAATGGCGTTCTCATACTCGGAGGACTGGGAGGTGGCACAAGGAAAACAGATTCACACTTGGCTGAAGCATTTGAAGAAAGGCTGAAGTCTGTCATTGAAGCCGATAAAGGTCATTGTACGGAGAACTTGTTTACACTCGTTGCTGAGACCATGCACAAATCAAGAGTCcttgatcagctccttgaggttcAGAAGCTCGACAATTTCGACATAGAAGGAGCCATCCATGCATATTATAACGTTATTTCTCAACCATGCATGGCTTGTAGAGAATTGAATGAAGAGCAGGCAAAACAATACAAGTCTTTTCATTCGGCTTCATTGGATGAAAGTTTGAGAATTGTGAAGAACTACCTTATAGCAGCGACGGCGAAAGACTGCAGTTTGATGATATGTTTTAGACAAAGGACAAAGGAGGATTCGTCATCTATATACAATAACATATATCTTGAGTCAACTAAGCAAGCCTTTGATTTTAAG GTGTATTTTATCGACCTTGATTTGAAGCGATTGAATAAAATGGAAGAATATTATGAGTTAGATAAGAAAATAGTGAGCTGTTATAAACAAAGTATGAACATGGATCATCAAGAAAGAAACGAAGTCATCAACAAAATGGATCAAGAAGTAACAAATGTGCAGGGAACTTCTTGA